One Gelria sp. Kuro-4 DNA segment encodes these proteins:
- a CDS encoding NAD+ synthase → METGELVNRLTGWIRERVTEAGAEGAVVGLSGGIDSAVVVGLAKRAFPEAVLGVIMPCHSLPRDAEHARLVAAAFSVPVREVVLDTAYDTLLARLKTAEAGEPKALALANIKPRLRMVTLYYLATQHNYLVLGTGNKSELTVGYFTKYGDAGVDLLPLGNLVKQEVREVARHLGVPEEIIRKAPSAGLWEGQTDESELGFSYAELDHYIRTGEGRPEVVARIRTMQQRSEHKRRLPPIPGF, encoded by the coding sequence ATGGAGACGGGTGAATTAGTAAACCGGCTGACAGGTTGGATCAGGGAACGGGTGACAGAAGCCGGGGCCGAGGGAGCAGTCGTCGGCCTCAGCGGGGGGATAGACTCGGCGGTGGTGGTCGGGCTGGCCAAACGCGCCTTCCCGGAGGCAGTCCTCGGGGTGATCATGCCCTGCCACAGCCTGCCCCGCGATGCGGAACATGCCCGGTTGGTGGCGGCGGCGTTTTCCGTTCCGGTGCGGGAGGTCGTGCTCGATACGGCGTACGATACCCTACTTGCCCGGTTAAAAACGGCAGAGGCCGGCGAGCCCAAGGCCCTGGCGCTGGCCAACATCAAGCCGCGGCTGCGCATGGTAACGCTTTACTACCTGGCGACGCAGCATAACTACCTGGTTTTGGGCACGGGCAACAAGAGCGAGCTTACGGTGGGTTACTTTACCAAGTACGGCGACGCCGGGGTGGATCTTCTTCCCCTGGGCAACCTGGTTAAGCAGGAGGTGCGGGAAGTGGCTCGGCACCTGGGCGTTCCGGAAGAGATCATCCGGAAGGCGCCTTCCGCCGGGCTCTGGGAAGGACAAACCGATGAAAGCGAGCTGGGGTTCAGTTATGCCGAACTGGACCACTACATCCGCACCGGCGAGGGCCGCCCGGAGGTGGTGGCGCGCATCAGGACCATGCAGCAAAGAAGCGAGCACAAGCGGCGCCTTCCTCCTATCCCCGGCTTCTGA
- a CDS encoding NAD+ synthase, with translation MKIALAQLNPTIGDLKGNAERMLKFIAAAKEQGADLVVFPELSLPGYTPQDLLLLPDFVQECGAMLRRVILPATRDIGVLLGLPLPGASLAPHLFNAAVLVAGGEVTGVQAKTLLPTYDVFFENRYFQPAPRRAPISFRGVRLGVTICEDIWNDKAFWEDVRYPVDPVEELVAAGAEVIINISGSPYHYGKQALRLGMVQALARHHRRPVVYVNQVGGNDDLLYDGCSFAVGPGGELLARCRPFAEDLALVNLGEEARAARQVEPFPPEDMEWVRKALVMGIRDYCRKTGFRRALVGLSGGIDSALVAVLAAEALGPENVKCVSMPSRYSSSRSVADAASLAYNLGVEYAVKPIEQVFAALLGEMNGGGPPRLDVAEENAQARIRCNFLMFMSNRENRLLLTTGNKSELAVGYATLYGDMAGGLAVIGDVPKTMVYELCRHINTLRPQLIPEAILTKAPSAELRPDQKDTDSLPPYPLLDFVLKKFVEENCSLKEIVGLLAAEAGLPKELVGRVSAAGEEQAAAGEEGAAVQQILDLTKVVERIMRLVARAEYKRRQAPPILRVTSRHFGDGRRMPIAQRWSSQSSL, from the coding sequence ATGAAGATCGCCCTGGCGCAACTGAACCCGACCATTGGTGACCTTAAAGGCAATGCCGAGCGTATGCTCAAGTTCATCGCGGCGGCGAAAGAGCAGGGAGCGGACCTGGTGGTTTTTCCGGAGCTCAGCCTTCCGGGCTACACGCCCCAGGACCTGCTGCTCCTGCCTGACTTCGTACAGGAGTGCGGCGCCATGCTGCGCCGCGTCATCCTACCGGCGACGCGCGACATCGGTGTCCTGCTGGGCCTGCCGCTTCCCGGTGCCAGCCTGGCGCCTCACCTCTTCAACGCCGCCGTTCTGGTGGCCGGCGGGGAGGTGACCGGCGTCCAGGCCAAGACACTTCTTCCAACCTACGATGTATTTTTCGAGAACCGTTACTTCCAGCCGGCGCCGCGCCGCGCCCCCATATCCTTCCGGGGTGTGCGCCTGGGGGTGACCATTTGCGAGGATATCTGGAACGACAAGGCCTTCTGGGAAGACGTCCGTTACCCGGTGGACCCCGTGGAGGAACTGGTGGCGGCCGGGGCCGAGGTGATCATAAACATCTCCGGGAGCCCGTACCATTATGGCAAACAAGCGCTGCGCCTCGGTATGGTGCAGGCGCTGGCCCGGCACCACCGGCGCCCGGTGGTTTACGTTAATCAGGTGGGCGGCAACGACGACCTTCTCTACGACGGTTGCAGTTTCGCCGTCGGACCGGGCGGAGAGCTGCTCGCCCGTTGCCGGCCCTTCGCCGAAGATTTGGCGCTGGTCAATCTGGGCGAGGAGGCGCGTGCCGCCCGGCAGGTGGAGCCTTTCCCACCGGAAGACATGGAGTGGGTGCGTAAAGCGCTTGTGATGGGGATCCGGGACTACTGCCGCAAAACGGGATTCAGGCGGGCGCTGGTGGGGCTGAGCGGCGGCATAGACTCAGCGCTCGTGGCGGTGCTGGCGGCGGAAGCCCTGGGCCCCGAAAACGTAAAGTGCGTCTCCATGCCCTCCCGCTATTCCAGCAGCAGGAGCGTTGCCGATGCAGCTTCCTTGGCGTACAACTTGGGCGTGGAGTACGCAGTAAAGCCCATCGAGCAGGTCTTTGCCGCCTTGCTGGGGGAGATGAACGGCGGCGGGCCGCCGCGCCTCGATGTGGCTGAAGAGAATGCCCAGGCCCGTATCCGGTGCAATTTCCTCATGTTCATGAGCAACAGGGAAAACCGGCTGCTCCTTACCACGGGTAATAAAAGCGAGCTCGCGGTGGGCTACGCGACGCTCTATGGTGATATGGCCGGCGGTTTAGCCGTCATCGGCGATGTTCCCAAGACCATGGTTTACGAGCTCTGCCGCCATATCAACACGCTGCGACCGCAGCTTATTCCGGAGGCCATTCTTACCAAGGCTCCTTCCGCGGAGCTCAGGCCGGACCAGAAGGATACTGATTCTCTACCGCCGTATCCGCTGCTCGACTTTGTGCTGAAGAAGTTCGTCGAGGAGAACTGCTCGCTTAAGGAAATCGTCGGGCTGCTGGCGGCTGAAGCCGGCCTGCCCAAAGAGCTGGTCGGTCGAGTCTCAGCTGCCGGCGAGGAACAGGCGGCGGCCGGCGAAGAAGGCGCAGCCGTCCAGCAAATCCTCGACCTTACTAAGGTGGTCGAGCGCATCATGCGCCTGGTGGCGCGTGCTGAGTATAAGCGCCGTCAGGCCCCGCCCATCCTGCGCGTTACCAGCCGCCACTTTGGGGACGGGCGGCGCATGCCCATAGCCCAACGCTGGAGCAGCCAAAGTTCCCTGTAG